The Triticum aestivum cultivar Chinese Spring chromosome 3A, IWGSC CS RefSeq v2.1, whole genome shotgun sequence genome includes a region encoding these proteins:
- the LOC123059277 gene encoding chitinase CLP-like — translation MALVALLVLAASLAWPASSQPLPVLVPVTKDPATSLYTLPFHSGANLVVDIAGPLVWSTCQPGHLPAKFPCTFPTCRLANAYPVPGCHEPGCEQDRRKDGTCTAYTNNPVTGVCASGSLDRTRFVANTTNGSNPVSQVSVRAVAACAPETLLASLPRGSTGVAGLAGSGLALPALVASAQKVANKFLLCLPRLGEGNGVAIFGGGPLQLTAQPGVDYTQELVYTPLVAKQGNPAHYVSVESIAVEGARVPVPARALATGGVVLSTKVHFTLLRRDVYRPFVDAFAKALVQQGAQGGPVARAVNPVAPFELCYDTRSLANTRTGYWVPRISLALEGGVNYSMNGLLSMVNVQGGAACLAFTEMKGVKAGDGSAPAVIIGGFQMENVVLEFDMEKKRLGFFRLPFFTRCGHFNFTRTG, via the coding sequence ATGGCACTAGTAGCCCTCCTCGTCCTGGCAGCCTCGCTGGCCTGGCCGGCGTCGAGCCAGCCTCTGCCGGTGCTTGTTCCGGTGACCAAGGACCCCGCCACCTCCCTCTACACGCTCCCATTCCACAGCGGCGCCAACCTCGTCGTCGACATCGCCGGCCCGCTCGTCTGGTCCACGTGCCAGCCCGGCCATCTGCCGGCCAAGTTCCCCTGCACGTTCCCCACCTGCCGCCTCGCCAACGCCTACCCCGTCCCGGGCTGCCACGAGCCAGGCTGCGAGCAGGACAGGCGCAAGGACGGCACGTGCACGGCGTACACGAACAACCCGGTCACCGGCGTGTGCGCCTCCGGGAGCCTCGACCGTACCAGGTTCGTGGCCAACACCACCAACGGGAGTAACCCGGTGAGCCAGGTGAGCGTGAGGGCAGTGGCGGCGTGCGCGCCGGAGACGCTGCTGGCGTCCCTGCCGCGGGGCTCCACGGGCGTGGCCGGGCTCGCGGGCTCCGGCCTGGCGCTGCCGGCGCTCGTGGCGTCCGCGCAGAAGGTCGCCAATAAGTTCCTTCTCTGCCTCCCCCGCCTCGGCGAAGGCAACGGCGTGGCCATCTTCGGCGGCGGCCCGCTCCAGCTCACCGCGCAGCCGGGGGTGGACTACACACAGGAGCTGGTCTACACGCCGCTGGTCGCCAAGCAGGGCAACCCCGCGCACTACGTCTCGGTGGAGTCCATAGCCGTGGAGGGCGCCCGCGTGCCCGTCCCTGCGCGCGCGCTCGCCACCGGCGGCGTGGTACTCAGCACTAAGGTGCACTTCACCTTGCTCCGACGCGACGTGTACCGCCCGTTCGTGGACGCGTTCGCCAAGGCCCTGGTGCAGCAGGGTGCGCAGGGCGGCCCCGTGGCGCGCGCGGTGAATCCCGTGGCGCCGTTCGAGCTGTGCTACGACACGCGGTCGCTCGCCAACACGCGGACCGGGTACTGGGTGCCGCGCATCAGTCTGGCGCTCGAGGGCGGGGTGAACTACTCGATGAACGGCTTGCTCTCGATGGTGAATGTGCAGGGGGGCGCGGCGTGCCTTGCGTTCACGGAGATGAAGGGGGTGAAGGCCGGGGACGGCAGCGCGCCGGCGGTGATCATCGGAGGGTTCCAGATGGAGAACGTGGTGCTGGAGTTCGACATGGAGAAGAAGCGGCTCGGGTTCTTCAGGCTGCCGTTCTTCACGCGGTGTGGCCACTTCAACTTCACCCGGACCGGCTAG